The Eublepharis macularius isolate TG4126 chromosome 15, MPM_Emac_v1.0, whole genome shotgun sequence genomic interval TTCACTCTGAACATATGACTGAGATCTGTGGATCATATCATAAACGTAACTATTTACTTGTATTTCTTTTCTCTCCAATAGGAACCCAATCCTGTGTCCAACGtaatttcccattcctctgttttatccttataacagccCTGTGATGTATCTTAGGCTGAGATAGAGTGACTGGCCTGATGTCACCCAAAGAATTTCCGTGGCAGactggagattcgaacctgggcctttaATGTTAGTCCTTCCCGGAAAGGCCTGCCTGGAACCATGCTTTCATATGTTTGGAGGCTACCTGAAACCATCCTTTTCCAGCAAGATGTTGATTTTGCTCTTTATGAGCTGGGGATAAGTGCAACTGAGAGGTTACTTTTGCTGTTTTCCTagtgtgaaggcggggggtggggcgGAATTGTGAATTTATTAAAAATCACTATCTGTATATTTATATTCTCttctctgccccagctccccagctgcattgtggggataataacaacactgcctCCAACCTCTCCTTTTCTGACTCCACCCAGCCCTTTGGCTGTGTTTTGCATCAACTTCCAATTTCTTCTCAAAGGCAGCCCTGTATAAAATACATCGCAATAAATCAGCCTGAAAATTTAAGTGGTGTGAATTAGAATGGCCATGTATTTTATTCTACTTGTTTTATGTTCAAGACCTTTGGTCAAAGGAGCATATTAATAAAGGAAAGGGTCATAATGACCAGGTCAGTCAAGTAAGGGTCTCATTGTACCATCCTAAAAACACATTCCCGGGAGTAAGGTACATTGAACAGACTGTGGTAGaagtctgagtagacctacttaggattgctctccagTATCCTTCAGCAAGAGTGCATCCTCAGGCTCACTGCATACTCTTGTGCCTTAATTGCAAAGAAATGCACTTTTGCTTTTAAGACATGGTGATGGACCTTAGACattccagttaaaaaaaaaagtctgatcTATTTAAGCGTGACATTAGCTCAGCACAGGAGCATTTCCTCCGCCAGACAGCAGGAAAAACAGGAACCTCAAAGGAAGCTGTAGTAAATATGAAGGGATTACACTTCAGTAGATCAAAGAGGAATGTTAAGAAATTACTTAATATGAAGTTACACACGCCGTTGCTGTGCTGATCCCAAGGGTTCAGATGGTTTCCACTTAATCCCACCCAAGGAAGATTTGCGCAGAGCTCTCAAAAGCTGGATGCTCTAACACCAGAGTCCAGAAAGGGGAATTCAAAAGCAGTACAAAACAAACATTCCCTCTTTTTTATTTGGAATCACCAGAAAGCAAGCCATCTCCAAATCTGAAGCCAACTAGATCGTATGGAGAGGTCTGAGGCAGATGAGCCTGTCCATGCTGGTCAAAGCCTTCTGAAACTCCTCAGTCAGTAGAGGCCAATTTGTTCACATCAGCCTTTTAGGATCAATTTTCTCTAAGTGTACTAAAGGCTTTAGCTGCTCAGCAAAACTCCTCATGTCATCCGAAACCATGTCCTGCCCTGCTGGTGCTACAATACTGAGCTCCACAAGGTAGGAGAGAGACAAGGGCTCGGTGTTATCAGTGTTCCCTGGAACCAGGATGCGAAAGATCTTGTACACCACAATCTTCATAATGCCCTTACGAAATATGTGGCCCTTGGCCACAAATTCATGGTCCATGCGGAAGCCCATCTCCACCAGGAATTCTGTCAGATTCTcagaggtggcaatgtccacacaGTTGCGTACCAAAGTGTGGCGGTTTTTGTCTCCCATTTCCGGTTGCCCAAGATACCGCAGGTGCCAAGGGGTACCAGGTTTGTCCATGGAGCGACGTGTACGCAGTACAAAGGGACTGGCTTGCTGCCCCTTCAGAAGGAACACCATCTCATGGTCCACAAAAGTCTCAGGTTCCATGTTTTCGCACAAGCCACGGAGCCGATGAAGCAGACTCTCTAGGCTTTGGTCCAAAACACTCCCTAGGATGGAAAGGAAAACACTGCCAGGTGAACATGGCCATCAATAAAAGCAAAACCCTCTTTAGACACCCAACAGTCTCCTGCCACCTTTACAAAAATCTGTGAGACCAAATGCACCTCAGAAACCGAAAGTGTTAACAAAAACATCCCTAACTAGAGCATAATCCAAGGGCCACGAAGATCTTCAAAAAAGATCATATTACATTTCCCCTTAGTACTAGGAAAAATTTCACACATTCTGTTTATAAGCATGCaacaaaaaatacaaagtgctttTTGCAAACATATGCATATTATTATGTTTtggttcagcaatgtttcatctctgtattcagaatTATGCCTGTTTTCAAACTTGTactattgttgccaagtaggcccccctcccctgctttgaagcctgctatgaactgtgttaaagtttcctgcgttgctgttttactgctacaccaaagactgctttgcacgtgtgtgttctggtacacgtgtcagttccctgcctgcgtgtcaattatcttgctgctgcaatagactgtgtagtttactgactccatgtttggttaactgcacaaaggactctctttctgggcagccctgccctgacctgtatctggacttcctagtgtgtgtttggactctgttacaagtgtgccccgtgcctgcattgccatctgccacggaccgtgcctgtttcctgctttggactgtgttttaaagtgttgttccccctgcctccatggaagcctgcctcatatgggcccaagccgctgctagcagccgggcgcctgccggggaaacctccagcgagcctggctaggcgctccctggtcagttcccgtctggagcctcccgcgggccggtcgccgagcctgccctcgctaccgggcagcctgctatccagccccagctatgcccagccggcatccatgttctcaggcacccagaagaccctgggaagaagactgctttgagaagccatttcggcgaagcgggcacaccac includes:
- the MED18 gene encoding mediator of RNA polymerase II transcription subunit 18; translation: MEAPPVTMMPVTGGTINMMEYLLQGSVLDQSLESLLHRLRGLCENMEPETFVDHEMVFLLKGQQASPFVLRTRRSMDKPGTPWHLRYLGQPEMGDKNRHTLVRNCVDIATSENLTEFLVEMGFRMDHEFVAKGHIFRKGIMKIVVYKIFRILVPGNTDNTEPLSLSYLVELSIVAPAGQDMVSDDMRSFAEQLKPLVHLEKIDPKRLM